The DNA window AATCCACGTTCCGCAAGGGCACGCACGAACCCGCAGGGGTCAATCATATCGCCAGGGGTTCACGCCCCGCCCCACGTCTCCCTCCACACAGTCGACCAGGATCGCGGCCCCGCGTGGCTTCGTGCGTGTACGGCGCTGATGGGCCAAGGCAGGGAAACAGGCGCCATCGCGAAACTCTCGTGCCCATGTCGCGCACGATCCTCCTCAACCCGGGTCCCGTGACGCTCACCGAACGGGTGCGTCAGTCGCTGCTGCGCCCCGACATGTGCCATCGCGAGGCCGACTTCGCCGCGATGCTCACGTCCATCAAGGAGCGGCTACGGTCGATCTACACCGCCCCCGCGCACGAGGCCGTGCTGCTCACCGGCTCCGGCACGGCGGCCGTAGAGGCCATGTTGGCCACCTTTGCCCCGAGGCGCGCATCGACGCTGGTGGCCACCAACGGCGTCTACGGCGAGCGCATGGCGGCCATGCTGGCCGCTCAGGGCAAGCCGCATCGAACCCTCGAAGGCGCCTGGACCGAGGGCCTCGATCTGCCGACCATCGAGGCCGCCCTTCACGACCCCGACATCACGCACGTGGCCGCGGTGCACCACGAGACCACAACCGGACGGCTCAACGAAGCCCATGCGCTCGCCGACCTCTGTGCCCGCCACGGCCGCGCCCTGCTGCTCGACGCGGTGAGCAGCTTCGGCGGCGAGGACGTTCCCGTAGCCCAGTGCCTCGCGGTGGCCGCAACCGCGAACAAGTGTCTGCACGGCGTGCCCGGCGTAGCCTTCGTCATGGCAGACACGGCGGCGCTCGAGCACGGCGACCCGGTCTCTCCCACGGTCTACCTCGACCTGAGGCGCTACCATCGTGAGCAGCAGCACGGGTTCTCGCCGTTCACAATGGCCGTGCACGCCTGCTTCGCCCTCGACGAAGCCCTGACCGAGCTCAGCGATGAGGGGGGATGGGCCGAGCGGCGCACCGTCTACCGCAAACGCTCAGCGCGCGTGCGCGAGGCGCTGGCTGTCGCCGGACTCGAACCGCTCGTGCCAGACGGCCAGCGCGCATCGATGCTCACGGCCTGGCCCCTGCCGAACGGACTCCCCTACGAAGCCCTGCATGCCGCCATGCGCAAGGCAGGCTTCGTCATCTACGCCGGCCAGGGCGCTCTGGCCGGGCACATCTTTCGCATCGCCACCATGGGGGCCATCGGCGATGACGATCTCGCGCGTCTGGTCGAAGCCCTGCGCTCGGTCTGCGACACGCCTTGCCGATGAGAACCGCGTGCATCCTGGCTGCCGGGCGAGGGACCCGACTCGGCGCGTTCGGGCAGATGCGGCCCAAGGGGTTCATCGAGGTGGGTGGTGCGCCCATCGTGGTGCGCTCTGTCGAGCGCCTGCGGCGCGCCGGGATCGAGCGCGTCGTCGTGGTCACCGGTCACCAGGCCGACTGGTATGCCGAGCTCGATGTCGAGCGGGTGCACAACGCCGAATTCGCGCACACCGGAAGCCTGCGCTCGCTGGCCTGCGCGCGGGAGGCCCTGGCTGGGGAAGAGACCTTTCTGCTGCTCGAGAGCGATCTGGTGTACGAGCAGCGCGCCCTAGAGGCGCTGCTCGTCTCGCCCCACGAGAGTGCCATCGTGGTGAGCGGGCCTACGGGGGCGGGCGACGAGGTGTGGGTTGCCCACGACGAAGGCCGTCTCGTGTCGATGTCGAAAGACCCCGGACGCCTGTCGTCGGGCCCGCACGCCGAGCTGGTGGGCATCTCGCGCATCTCGCGCGCGCTCTTCGAGGCGCTGCTCGAGATCGACCGTGAATCGGGCGCGCTCGCCTACGAGACCGACGGTCTGGTGCGCTGTGCAGGGCGGTTCGACATCGGCTGCGTGATGGTGACCGACCTGCGCTGGGGAGAGATCGATGACGAGGCCCATCTGGCACGAGCCCACCACGTGCATGACGAG is part of the Pseudomonadota bacterium genome and encodes:
- a CDS encoding phosphocholine cytidylyltransferase family protein, producing MPMRTACILAAGRGTRLGAFGQMRPKGFIEVGGAPIVVRSVERLRRAGIERVVVVTGHQADWYAELDVERVHNAEFAHTGSLRSLACAREALAGEETFLLLESDLVYEQRALEALLVSPHESAIVVSGPTGAGDEVWVAHDEGRLVSMSKDPGRLSSGPHAELVGISRISRALFEALLEIDRESGALAYETDGLVRCAGRFDIGCVMVTDLRWGEIDDEAHLARAHHVHDEIVRMNA
- a CDS encoding aminotransferase class V-fold PLP-dependent enzyme is translated as MSRTILLNPGPVTLTERVRQSLLRPDMCHREADFAAMLTSIKERLRSIYTAPAHEAVLLTGSGTAAVEAMLATFAPRRASTLVATNGVYGERMAAMLAAQGKPHRTLEGAWTEGLDLPTIEAALHDPDITHVAAVHHETTTGRLNEAHALADLCARHGRALLLDAVSSFGGEDVPVAQCLAVAATANKCLHGVPGVAFVMADTAALEHGDPVSPTVYLDLRRYHREQQHGFSPFTMAVHACFALDEALTELSDEGGWAERRTVYRKRSARVREALAVAGLEPLVPDGQRASMLTAWPLPNGLPYEALHAAMRKAGFVIYAGQGALAGHIFRIATMGAIGDDDLARLVEALRSVCDTPCR